ATGTCATAAAGGTACTGTGCATGGTTTAGTAGGTGAAAACGGTGCAGGAAAGTCAACATTGATAAAGATCTTGTCTGGTGTATATAAACCAGACACAGGTAGGATAATATTTGATGGAAAAGAAATCCTTTTTACCTCGCCTCGAGAAGCTATTCTCAATGGTATCCGAACAGTCCATCAGGAATTCAGTTTAGTGCCCTTCCTGTCGATTGCAGAAAATATCTTCATAGAGGATTCGCAAGCCGGAAAATTTTTCATATCTCGAAATAGAATGGCTTCAGAAGCTACTAAGTTAGCTAAGATGCTTGATCTCAATCGACCCGCCAATACTCTTGTTGTTGATTTAAGTGTTGGTGAACAGCAACTTGTTGAAATTATGAGAGCCCTTGCTCATGATGCAAAGTTACTCATACTTGATGAACCAACAGCTTCTTTGGTTCCTGACGAAGTAGAAAGATTGTTTGAGATAATAAAAAGACTTAGGAATAGTGGAGCAACGGTAATATTCGTATCTCACAGACTTCCTGAAATTTTGGAGATTTGTGATGTAGTTACAGTATTGAAAGACGGTGAAGTGGTTGGTACCTACGAGACCTCAACCTTGGATCAGGAGAAATTAGCAAGTCTTATGGTTGGTAGAGAAATGAAAAAGATGTTTCCGGAACATTTCAATGAGGACGTCAAGGAGGAAATCTTGAGGATAGATGAATTATCGATAAAGGATCTAAGAGATTCTGTTAGTCTTGTACTGTATAAGGGGGAAATTCTGGGCCTGTATGGGCTTGAAGGGCAAGGCCAACGTGAATTCATGAGGTCTTTGGCTGGATTAGGAATAATCGAATCTGGAAAGATCATTATCAATGGCAAGCAAATGAAAATTAGAAATCCTGCCGATGCAGTAAAAAACGGCATTATATATGTCCCATCTGACAGAAAAATAGAGGGTTTGGCTGTGAATCTCTCTGTATATGAAAACATCGGTATGGCAGCGTTGATGGCAACAAATGATAAAGTTGTGTCGGAAAGTAAGCTTCAAGCTGCATACCGCAAAGTTATACAGTTGTTTTCTGTAAAGGCAAGTAGCCCAACACAGAAGGCAATAAATCTTAGCGGAGGAAATCAGCAAAAGGTAGTTCTTGGAAAATGGTTTGGTACGGATTTTCTACCTTCCATTTTGTTACTTGATGAACCAACGCGCGGGGTTGACGTCGGAACGAAAGTAGAGATATATTCAATACTCCGCAAATTAGCATCCACTGGCATAGGAGTAATTGTTTCCAGTAGCGACATGATGGAAATGCTTGGACTATGTGATCGAATAATTACGTTTCATGACCATAAAATAACAGGTGAATGTAGTTGGAAGGATTTTTCTGAAGAAAAGATCATGTCACTTGCGGCAGGTATTTCTACAGAGACATCACAGAATTCTTCTCAAGGAGGTATTGGATATGCATCTTGACAAAAAACGAAGCAAGCGAGAAAACTGGTTCATAGCTTTTGTTGCCTTTGTCGTGTTATTTGGTGTGGCATTGATTTTTTCTGACACATTTCGCACATCAAGAAATATAACGAATTTGATAGTTCAGATAACTCCACTTGGATTAGTAACTCTCGGCCAAATGTTTGTGATCATAACAGGAGGCATAGATCTATCTGTTGGATCTGTTTTGAGTTTAGCGACCGCCGTGGCAGCGAACACAATGAAAAATTCCGGTATTATACCTTCTATATTCATGGTTTATGGATTGTGTATTGTTATAGGTTTGATTAACGGTCTTGCGATATCGATTTTTGGGATGAACAGTTTTGTGACAACTTTGGCTACTATGATAATTGCTCAAGGCTTGACGTTATATTTATTACCAGCTCCAGGAGGTATTATTCCATATTCATTTGTCAAGTTCATAATGCGTAACTATTTTTTGGGGCTACCCATCTTTGTGTGGTTCTTTGTTATTTCGGCATCGATATTATCGATCTTCCTATACAAGACAAGATTTGGGTTGAATCTATATGCTATTGGTGGCAATAAGTTGGCAGCATCCTTGTCAGGAATTCCAGTTCGAAAAACTTTGATACTCGCCTACGTTTTGAGCAGTATCATGGCTGCATCCAGTGGTTTGCTCATGACCGCACGCATTTCATGTGGAGATCCATTGGTAGGTCAACCCTATGTATTGGATTCAATAGGAGCAGCGGCGATAGGTGGAATCAGCCTTTCTGGTGGTAGAGGCGGTGTAATCTGTGCTGTTATTGGCACTTTTATCATAGGCAGCATATCGAATATATTGAATATGTTTGGTGTTACACCATACTGGCAATATGTTTTGAAATCTATAATGATAGTTTCTGCTATTACGTTTGCAACTAAATTAGAACGTCTTGGTGGTAGATCCATTAACAACAATTAAGTGGGAGGATGTGGAAAAAGATGAAGAATTCTCCAATCAGCAGGATTTTTTCGAATAGGTTTGCTTTTTCATTAATAATACTCGTGTTGTTCATAATTTTCTCTGGTATAATTCAGCCAAATTATTTCGATCCTCGACATATTTTCACGGTTATCCAACAAGCAGCACCACTCATAGTTGCTGCATTAGGTCAGATCTTTGTTGTTTTCACAGGAGGTATTGACCTTTCTGTTGGATCAATTCTTATATTTACTGATGTTTTTGCTGCTTCATTGATGATGGGAACAAATGAGCGAACAATATATGCTGTCATGGTCTCTTTAATAGTTGGAAGTGCATTTGGATTTGTCAATGGAATAGGTGTAGAATTGCTGAATCTTCCTCCATTGGTTATGACACTCGCGTCTTCTATAGGAGTTCAAGGATTGATGTACTTGTGGTGCAGGGGTTTTCCGCGTGGTGGCGCTTCACCAATACTCAGATATATAGGAACAGCAAGATGGGGAATCATTCCAGTTTCTATTCTCATATGGGGTATAGCAGTTTTGATAAGCGCTCTCTTGGCGCAACGGACCAGATTGGGATGGTCGTTAAAATTCCTTGGATCTAACAGAAAAGCAGCTCATGCAATGGGGATAAGTTGCAAATTTGCTGGAGTAACTGCCTATGTTTTATCAGGTATGTTTGCATCTTTGGCGGGAATTTTGATTTTGGGTTATGTTGGTATACCAAGCTTAGTTTTGGGTGATGACTATACCATGGCTTCTATAGCGGCAGCAGTTCTGGGAGGAGTGAGTCTCTCTGGTGGAGTTGGGAGTGTTTTGGGAGCAGTTACCGGTGGTTTGCTAATGAGATATATTCTAGCATTGTTGACAGCTTTCAATGTTTCTGCAGGTGGAAAGTACATTGTCGAGGGTATTGTGATATTCACCATGATAGCTATGTTGACCTTTCGTGAAAAAGAAGGGGGAGTTTAATTATGTCTACTGTTGTTATAGAAAAGATTTCCAATTCATTGGAGGATACTGCAAATAAATGTTTTCAAAAAATGGGAGGAATCAAAAATTTTCTAACCCCAGGAGACACAGTGCTCATTAAACCCAATTTTGTTGGTCCTATAGGAAGTAAGCAAGGAGCAACGACAGATGTGGAACTTGTGAAAATTTTGGCTGAAATGGCAGTTCAGAATGGAGCAAAACGAGTTTATATAGCCGAATCTTCCGCAACATGTTTTTCTACAGGAGATGTCATTAAAAAGATACAGCTTGAACAAGCCCTTAGAAAATTCAAAGGCGAAAAAGTGCACTTTGTAGATCTGGATCAAGAAAATGTGATCAAAATGAATGCGCCAGAAGATTTTTTTCTAAAACAGATACCTGTACCAGAATTGTTGACGAAAGTAGATCGCATTTGGAATGTACCTAAAGCCAAGGTTCATTATATAGATGCTATAACGTGTGCTGTAAAAAATTATGTTGGTTTTCTGCCACGCGAATTTAGATTATCAGTTCATCAAAGTAGACTGAGCCATGTAGTTGCGGTTATGCATAAATTGTTTCCAGAATCTCTGGTTTTGGTAGATGCTGGGGTTATAGGAGAAGGAGAGGGACCACTGAATGTTAAACCTGTTCTGCTTGACTATATAGTGACCAGTAGTGACCCAGTTGCTGTAGATGTAATTATTGGAAAGATGTTTGGCTTTCAACCACAAGAAATTGAATTTGCTATGAATGCCTTTAACATGGGAATTGGTGATATTAATCCCCTGTGCTTACTTGAAGCATCAGAGACTAATGTATTCAAAATTAACTCGAACTTTAAAAAACCTGTTAGGGGTATCGTAAACAGATACAAACCTTTCAGGATTATTTTAGGTGGTGCTTGTTATGGGTGTTTAACCTGGTTAAAGGGTACATTGGAAGGCTGGATACTTGATGGAACCATGGACAAACTGGAAAAAGCCGGAATCAGGATAAGTGTGATGGTTGGATACAACGCCACAGATGAAAGATTTGATGAATTTATTCAGAATCCTTATGTCGTATTGGGGGATTGCACTCCTGAGAAGTACAAAAATGATCCTCGAGTTATATGTGCTCCAGGTTGTTGTCCCGGCGAGAAAATTCCATCTGCACTTGAAAGGGCAATTTCAATAGCAATGAAAAAATAAAAATCGGGCTGATGAGGAGGCTGTGTCATGCCAAAGGTTTTGGTTGCAGCAAGGACGTTTGGTAAATACTCTCAAGAACCTGTTGATTTCTTGAGGAAACATGGTTTTGAAGTCATAGTTTTTGACAAAGAAGATTTATCGAGTGTCATAAGTGATGTTGATGCTCTAATTATTGGTACTCCAAAGGTTACAGAGAATATGCTTGTTAATTCTCATGTCAAAATCATATCAAAACACGGGGTAGGGGTCGATAACATTGATCTTGCAGCAGCTACAAGATTAGGAATACCAGTAACTATAGCACAAGGTGCAAATACTGAGTCTGTAGCAGAGTTAGTCATAGGATTCATTTTTTCATTAGCAAGAAATATAGTTTTTGCACATATAAACGTTAAAGAAAATCTATGGCCAAATGTAATTGGTATGGAAGTTCATGATAAGGTGCTCGGACTACTTGGATTTGGAGCCATAGCTAGAGAAGTTGCAAAAAGAGCGTTGTGTCTCGGAATGAAAGTTGCTTCATATGACCCGTATGTAAGCAAAGAAGATATAGAAAGAACTGGTGTAACATATGTCAATTTTGATGAAATTTTCAAAATTTCTGATTTTGTCTCAATACATGTACCCTTAAATGAAAAGACAAGAAATCTAGTAGGAGAAAACGAGCTAAAAATCATGAAGAAAACAGCTTTTCTGATAAACACCGCAAGAGGAGGAGTAATAGAAGAAAAGAGTTTGATAAAAGCATTGAAAGAAAGATGGATAAATGGAGCGGCACTTGATGTCTTCAATGAGGAACCTCTCAATCCAAGTTCAGAATTGTTTACTTGCGGAAATGTTGTGATGACTCCTCACATGGGCGCGCATACAATTGAAGCAGTTTACCGCATGAACATGATGGCTGCCAAATCTATTGTTGATTTTTTTGAAGGACGCATACCTGCACACATAGTCAACAAAGAAGTTCTATCTAAACTGCAAAAGAGAGGTTGATTCAATAATGAAGATAGAGTATTATGACTTTGCTCAAGCTACAGTACCTGATGACAGAGTCAAAGCTATTTTGGAGCCACAACATATTTCTGGAATTGAGTTGAATGAATTTGATTTGCAATTAAGAAAATTACTGCAGGAAAAGCTCGTTGATAAATTACGTGGTGTGAAAAAACTGTTGCTTTTGATTGATGACATAACAAGACAGACACCAGTGTCGTGGATTTTACCGGCGGTGATTGATACTGCCAATTATTGTGGAATAGATGACTCATCAATTACTATTCTTGTGGCCACTGGAACACACAGGAGTATGACTTTGTCAGAACAGATAAGAAAATGTGGTGAGTCAATCGTAAAAAGGATAAAAATAATATTTCATAACTACAAAGAAGATGTTGTTGAACTTGGGACAACACCTAAAGGGACTAAGATAGTTGTCAACAAACTCGTTTTGGAACATGATTTTGTCATTGGTATAGGAATGGTTGTACCCCATAGAGTTGCTGGATTCAGTGGTGGTGGAAAGATAGTTCAACCGGGTATTTCCGGTGAAGAAACCACAGGTCAGACTCATTGGCTTAGCGCCCAATTTGAAGGGCGAGAGATTCTTGGAAAGGTAGAGAATCCCGTTCGAGAAGAAATAGAAGCCGTTGCCGCCGCGGCTGGATTGAGGTTCATAATAAATGTCCTTCCTGATCGAAATGGTAGACCCATAAGAGTTTTTGCAGGTGACCCATTATCGACCTTCAAAGAAGCAGCTGAATTCGCAAAAAAAGTTTATGGAGTAATTGCTAAAAGTTCAAAAATAGTTATCACTGATTCTTATCCTGCTGATATCGAAATGTGGCAGGCATCCAAGGGGATATATTCGGCAGATCTTGTCTTGGAAAAAGATGGTGTTTTGATACTTGTATCGCCATGCACAGAAGGTGTAGGCGCAGAATTTGGAAATCTCATGATACGGTATGGCTATAGAGGATATCAGGATGTCAAATTTCTTATTGAAACAGGCGAACTGAAAAATTTAATAGTAGCAGCGCATCTTGTACATGTTGGAAGAGTAATAAAAGATAAAGGTATAGGTATTCTGGTATCCCCGGGTATAAGTTCAGATATCGGTAAAAAATTGGGATTTGTTCCAGCCAAGAATTTAGATGAAGCAATAAAAATGGCCGAAGTTCTTGTTGGACCACAGGATTTTGTTATTTGCAAGTGTGGAGGAGAATTGTTGCCAATAATTGAGTAGAAAAGAAGGTGGTGTTTTAATGGAGGCTTTATTACAAACCTTCTCGACTGGAATGTCAGTGGTTTTACAACCCGGAAATATACTCATTCTTTTCATAGGTGTACTTTGGGGTATGATTTTTGGCGCAATACCTGGCCTGACAGCAACGATGGGTGTTGCACTTGCTCTACCAATTACTTTTGGAATGAATGCCGCCAGTGGATTAATCTTCTTGTCAAGTATCTATATTGGTGGTATATCCGGGGGTTTTATATCTGCTGGTTTGCTCAATATGCCAGGTACACCATCTTCTATTGCAACATGCTTTGAAGCTTATCCAATGACTCAGAAAGGTAAGGCATCTTTGGCCATGTCTTTGAGTTTGATGTCATCCTTCTTAGGTGGTACCATAGCTGCATTTTTGATGATCATAGCCACTTATGCACTTGCTCAGATTGCACTGAAGTTCGGACCATTTGAGTATTTTGCTTTAGGGTTACTTGCCTTTGGTGGTTGTATGGGCATGATGGAAGGTGGAATCCTAAAGAATGCTATAGGTATAGTTTTTGGGCTCTTGCTTGCAACGATTGGTTCAGACATGTTGACGGGTGTTGGTAGATTGACTTTTGGCATTCCCGATCTGGTAGCGGGCATAGATATACTTCCTTTACTAATAGGCATGTTTGGTATCTCTGAAGTACTTCTTTCTATCGAAAAAAGAACGCAGAATGTTGTTCCAATCGAGGCAAGAAAATCCAGTATGGGGTTTCGCGCAGTAGCTGAAGCGTTGAGAATAATAATTAAACAACCGATCAATTTCATAAGATCACTGATAATTGGTTTTGCCATAGGAGTTTTTCCGGCAGTTGGTGGGGCAACCTCATGTGTTATTGCTTATGGCATGGCAAAATCGAGTTCCAAACATCCAGAAAAATTTGGAACGGGTATTCCTGATGGAATAATTGCTTCGGAAACGGCGAATAATGCAACTATTCCGGGTGCCTTGGTTCCACTGCTTGCCCTTGGTATACCTGGGGATTCCGTAACGGCTGTTATGATAGGTGGCTTCATGATTCATGGTCTTTTCCCGGGACCATTGTTGTTTAGGGACGGTCCACAATATGCTTACACAATATTTGCTGCCCAATTGATAGGTAATTTGGCGATGGTTCTTCTTGGCATTTTGTTGATGAAGTTTTTCATTAATGTTCTGAGTATTAAGTCTTATTATCTATTACCCATCATAACAATATGTATGGTAGTAGGGGCTTTTGGCTTGTATAACCGAATGTTTGATATTTGGGTCATGCTTGTTTTTGGAATAGTTGGATATCTTTTAAGGAAAGTCAACTTTCCTCTTGTTCCAGTTATAACGGCTTTTGTTTTAGGACCAATAATTGAAAAAAATCTCAGGCAAGGCTTAGCTCTTTCTGGAGGAAGTCTGATGCCTCTTGTCGCAAGACCAATCTCACTGGTTTTAGTTATTGCGGCAATTTGCTTGTTTGTGTTTGGACTTTATATAAACTCCGTTGTTGCAAAAAAGCAGGGTTGAAAAACCCTAAATTAGAGGAGGTGTTTTCATGATCAAGAAGTTGCTGGTTTTTGTTATTCTGTTTGTCTTGTTTACAGTGGGAGCCTTTGCTGAAACGGAGAAATACCCAACCAAACCTGTTAACGTTATAGTTGCCTATGCAGCAGGTGGAGCCAGTGATTTGACAGCCAGGCTGATTGCAGAGTATTGGAAAAAGAATACTGGTCAGGACATGGTTGTGACGAACGTAGTCGGAGCGGAAGGCGCTATAGCAGCAAGGCAGGTAAATAGTGCTCGTGCCGATGGATATACTGTTTTATGGTATCACGAAGCGATGTTGGGAAATTATTATCTTGGAGTTTGTGACCTAAACTGGTATCATTTCACACCAGCATGTGTGGTACTGAAAATTTCTACTGTTTCTGTTGCAAGACCTGATATGCCATGGAAAAATGTAAAAGAAGCCATTGAAGATGCGAAGGCAAATCCTGGAAAATATGTGTATGGTCTTGGAACTGGTGGTGTTGCGTATTGGGTCTATGCAGGATTTGAGTCCGTAGCACCGAAGGCATGGCGTACAGTACCATTTGAGGGTGGAGATACTCAGAGAGCAACAGCTCTACTTGGTGGTCACATTGATTTAACAATGGTTTCCGCTGCTGGTGGATGGTCATTCCTAAAATCTGGCCAAATTAAGCCTCTGGCAGTTCACGACGAAGAAAGAAATCCCCTCATGCCTGATGTTCCAACAGCGAAAGAATTGGGATATCCCGATGTCATATTCCAGTTGACCAATACTTTCTTCTTCCCGCCAAAAACACCATCTTGGATTGTAGAAGAATTCAACAAAATTATGGCGAAGATAGTTGAAGATCCAGAATTTCAGAAGAAAGCTGCTGAGATCGCAGCGGCAGTACCGTATTTCAAAACAGGCAAAGATCTCGAAGATTTCTGGAAGGCTATGGATGTTAGATACAAGAACCTAAACGAAATGATGAATAAGAAATGATAAATTACCAGTGGCGTGTTTTCAATGACACGCCACTGTCTTTTGGATAGAAAGGAGTGTCGGCAAAGCATGACTTCAAAGAAAAATATTGTAGCTGCTATTTCTTTCTTAATTTTGGGTATACTGATATTCTCAGAATCCTTTAAAATTCGTTTACTGAAATTTGGCTCGGCACTTGGTGGAGATTTTTTCCCAAAAATACTTTCGATTGGCCTTATGATTTTATCTTCAATATGGCTAATTCTCAATATATATCAATTTGCAAAAGAAAGAAAAAAGCAAGAAAGAGTAGCAAGCAAATTTGCCTTGACCAGAGTGATGTTGTTTATAGTTGTTTTCGTTATCTATATTGTTGTACTCAGATGGTTTGGTTTTACAATTCCAACGATAGCTCTGGCTTTGGCAAATTATCTTTTACTAAAGGATCGATTTCAGTACAAAGACCTTTTCATTGGAACTGGATACTCTATTTTGGTGACCCTCTTGATTTGGTTTTTATTCACCAAGATACTTGGATTGATGTTGCCCGTGGGTATATTATAGAAACTACGTTTGATTTTTTTATGCTCTCAAATATCCCATAGAGGTGGCATATTGAATAGATCTCGTCCAACCAGAACAATCACCTATAACGTGAAGATTTTTGATTATATCGTTGTTGAATTTGTTTGAATAGAATTTCACTTCGACTGCATAGAGCAAGTTATCAAAATACGCAACACCTTTAATGACTTCATCGAGTCTATCGATGAAATCCACCAGAGACTCTCTGATCTTTGAAGGAAAGACCAAATTTGCATCTCCCAAAATAAAGCTGTTGTCGTTCAATGTGGGTAACACTCTTCCGAGTCTTTTTGTTCTTCTGTATTCTTTGAAATCTCCATAGGTTTGCAGTATCACCTTTTCGCTGTCGCCGGCCAGAATATTTGCAAGCTTTGCAAGGTTTTTCCCGTACCCAGTGGGATCTTTGAATGGTTCTGTGAATCTTGTGGTCACAAGTACAGCAAAATTCGTGTTTTCAGTTTTATGATGTGTATCTGAATATCCATTCACGGTGGTGAAATCTTCATACTTCTCTAAAGTCACCTTGCCAGAGGGGTTCTGGCAGAATAATCTACACATGTAACCCGTTCTTGCTTTGTATCTGACCTTCACTTCGTACATATCGAGAAATTTTTCCATAACGTGGTTGGGTAATTCATATCTTATACCAATATCGACATAATAATTTTCTTTCACAAGATGGGGATATTTCTCTTTAAGTCGGTCCATCAATTTGTGTCCACTTCTTCCAACGGCGATTACAACTTCATCAAAAAGATATTCACCTTTGTTGGTGAAAACTCTGTGCTTATCGCCAATTTCTATATCTTCAACTGTTGTATCAAAAGAAAACTCGATGTTTTTGAATGAAGAAAAATATTCAAAAAGATTGTTGTTGGTTTCTTTAAGTACATCTGTCCCAAGGTGGAAGAAATATGCCTTAACGGGTTCAAATCCATGGTCATAAAAGATTCTGTAAGTTTCTTCATCTGAAAATGATTCACCATACTCGATCTTTTTTCCATCCTTTTCAAAAGATTTAAGATACTCAACCATGTTGGTTTTCTCTTTCAAAGTGGGTTTGTATCCCGAGTGGGTTAAATAGAATATCACCGTTTTCTGCTGTATTTCAATGGGAATATCCAGTTCTCCACCCATACCTCTGCTGATGAAGATCTTCCCGTCCATTCTTACACCAGAGATTGTATTGTGCATGTGGTCTTTGCCTCTTTCAAAGACCGTTACGTGATAATGATTTATTCGTCCATTTTCTATTAATCCTTGCATAAAACCAATGGCAGCTGCACCAAATCCAACTATACCCAGTTTTCTCATTATCGATACCTCCATATGTTATTTAATCACGAGTTTGACGATCTTCAATCTTAGATTCAACTAAGTTCAAAATCAAGGTTCTTAACTTGATTATTTACTATTTTAGTATTCTAATTGCCATCGAAAGAGGACTTCCGTCATTTTTTCATTTTTGTAACTCCGTATACTATATAATGGAAGGCGCCAACCAGGATCCTGGGAAAATACCCCATCGTATATTGGCATAGGTCTAATCTTTTGGTATTCAAACTCAACGAGTGTATCACCAAAAATATAGTCATTATCTTAAGGATATATTACTCGTTAGAAATCTATCTTTATCCCAATTGATGATTTGGTCTCTCAGTTAGTAGTTTCTATTTTAAGGTTGATCTTCGAAACTTTTCTCAATAATCCTTGTGGTTAATGATCTCATGGATATGGTTTTATTCAAAGGCTACACCAGGAAAAAGGTGTGGCCTTTTTTTGTTTTAACTTCAATGTTACATTAGATAGGACTTTGGAATCTTCACAGAACTTTTAAAGGACAAGTAACAACTTGACAAGAACGGAAGGTCTATAATGTGATTTGCCTACCAAAAAATCGAGGTGTGTACTTTGACAATTCTTGGTATCGACCCTGGATTTGGTATCTTGGGATATGGTATTCTTCGGGCCAGTGGTAACCTTTTTGAACATGTAACTCATGGGGTAATACAAACAAAAAAAGAGCAAAACATAGCATTACGCTTGAAATATTTGTATGAAAACCTTTGTGATTTAATCGATGAATTCAAACCTGATGAAATCGCGATGGAAAAACTGTTTTTTTCTCGAAATGTGACAACTGCGATATCTGTGGGTGAGGCAAGAGGAATTGTGTTGTTATCAGCAGCTCAAAGAAAGATAGAAGTCTATGAATACACACCACATGAGATAAAAAAAGCAGTAACTGGTGATGGTAGGGCTATGAAAAGAGACGTTCAAGAATGGATGAAGATCCTACTCAATCTATCGCAGATACCAAAGCCAGATGATGCGGCTGATGCACTTGCCATTGCTTATTGTCATGGTGTAACCAGAAATTTCATTCGGAGGTTCAGCGTATGAAGAGAGTCTTGGTAGAAGATCTGCAATTAACCTTTGGTGAATTTGCAAGCAAAATAGGGTTTCAATTTCCATGTGATTGTGTGGTTCAATCCATTGATTATGATAGCCAGACCAATACATTGATCATAAGAACCGATAAACCAGTCAAGCTCACAAAAGAACTTTACAGGTCTCTGGAAGATTATTTTGAGACCTCTATTGTTTTTCAATCGATCGCCTCGAACGACTACATAGACCTTGATATGCTCAGAAAAGAACTCAACGGAAGTTTTCCTTACGTCCAATCTGCTATCGTTCAGCAGCAAAAGGTTGTATTGAAAGTGTCTGGGGAATTCGGTAAAGATAGAATCAACAGTAAAATGAAGCAAGTGAAACAAGTTGTTGGTCATTTACTTGGCAAAGATCTGGAGATAGAAGTCCAAGTCGAAGAACCAAAAGCACTGCTTGAAGAACCAAAGGTGATGGTAAAAAAGCAAGAACAGAAGAAAAAGGCGAAAAAAATAAACCAGTATCACACTCCATCCGATCTACCCGAAGATACTGACAACGTGAAAATCGCTGGACAGATCTTCAAAATGGAACTCAGAGAAGGTAAAAAAAGGTTTGTTACGATTTACCTTACAGATAAAAAGGATTCAATTACATGCCTTGTCTTCAACAGTGTTATCGATCAAGTGATCAACGAACTTCAGGAAAAAGATTGGGTGATCTTGGGGGGAACTCTCAGATACGATGAATCTGGGGAACCTATTCTACATGTCAAAAACTTTGAGAAAATCGAACCGATGATCCGCATAGACGATGCGCCACAAAAGCGAGTCGAGTT
The DNA window shown above is from Thermotoga profunda AZM34c06 and carries:
- a CDS encoding sugar ABC transporter ATP-binding protein, whose product is MRGEKIMQDMILSVDGVTKKFPGVRALNNVSLQCHKGTVHGLVGENGAGKSTLIKILSGVYKPDTGRIIFDGKEILFTSPREAILNGIRTVHQEFSLVPFLSIAENIFIEDSQAGKFFISRNRMASEATKLAKMLDLNRPANTLVVDLSVGEQQLVEIMRALAHDAKLLILDEPTASLVPDEVERLFEIIKRLRNSGATVIFVSHRLPEILEICDVVTVLKDGEVVGTYETSTLDQEKLASLMVGREMKKMFPEHFNEDVKEEILRIDELSIKDLRDSVSLVLYKGEILGLYGLEGQGQREFMRSLAGLGIIESGKIIINGKQMKIRNPADAVKNGIIYVPSDRKIEGLAVNLSVYENIGMAALMATNDKVVSESKLQAAYRKVIQLFSVKASSPTQKAINLSGGNQQKVVLGKWFGTDFLPSILLLDEPTRGVDVGTKVEIYSILRKLASTGIGVIVSSSDMMEMLGLCDRIITFHDHKITGECSWKDFSEEKIMSLAAGISTETSQNSSQGGIGYAS
- a CDS encoding ABC transporter permease yields the protein MHLDKKRSKRENWFIAFVAFVVLFGVALIFSDTFRTSRNITNLIVQITPLGLVTLGQMFVIITGGIDLSVGSVLSLATAVAANTMKNSGIIPSIFMVYGLCIVIGLINGLAISIFGMNSFVTTLATMIIAQGLTLYLLPAPGGIIPYSFVKFIMRNYFLGLPIFVWFFVISASILSIFLYKTRFGLNLYAIGGNKLAASLSGIPVRKTLILAYVLSSIMAASSGLLMTARISCGDPLVGQPYVLDSIGAAAIGGISLSGGRGGVICAVIGTFIIGSISNILNMFGVTPYWQYVLKSIMIVSAITFATKLERLGGRSINNN
- a CDS encoding ABC transporter permease, which gives rise to MKNSPISRIFSNRFAFSLIILVLFIIFSGIIQPNYFDPRHIFTVIQQAAPLIVAALGQIFVVFTGGIDLSVGSILIFTDVFAASLMMGTNERTIYAVMVSLIVGSAFGFVNGIGVELLNLPPLVMTLASSIGVQGLMYLWCRGFPRGGASPILRYIGTARWGIIPVSILIWGIAVLISALLAQRTRLGWSLKFLGSNRKAAHAMGISCKFAGVTAYVLSGMFASLAGILILGYVGIPSLVLGDDYTMASIAAAVLGGVSLSGGVGSVLGAVTGGLLMRYILALLTAFNVSAGGKYIVEGIVIFTMIAMLTFREKEGGV
- a CDS encoding DUF362 domain-containing protein; amino-acid sequence: MSTVVIEKISNSLEDTANKCFQKMGGIKNFLTPGDTVLIKPNFVGPIGSKQGATTDVELVKILAEMAVQNGAKRVYIAESSATCFSTGDVIKKIQLEQALRKFKGEKVHFVDLDQENVIKMNAPEDFFLKQIPVPELLTKVDRIWNVPKAKVHYIDAITCAVKNYVGFLPREFRLSVHQSRLSHVVAVMHKLFPESLVLVDAGVIGEGEGPLNVKPVLLDYIVTSSDPVAVDVIIGKMFGFQPQEIEFAMNAFNMGIGDINPLCLLEASETNVFKINSNFKKPVRGIVNRYKPFRIILGGACYGCLTWLKGTLEGWILDGTMDKLEKAGIRISVMVGYNATDERFDEFIQNPYVVLGDCTPEKYKNDPRVICAPGCCPGEKIPSALERAISIAMKK
- a CDS encoding phosphoglycerate dehydrogenase, which translates into the protein MPKVLVAARTFGKYSQEPVDFLRKHGFEVIVFDKEDLSSVISDVDALIIGTPKVTENMLVNSHVKIISKHGVGVDNIDLAAATRLGIPVTIAQGANTESVAELVIGFIFSLARNIVFAHINVKENLWPNVIGMEVHDKVLGLLGFGAIAREVAKRALCLGMKVASYDPYVSKEDIERTGVTYVNFDEIFKISDFVSIHVPLNEKTRNLVGENELKIMKKTAFLINTARGGVIEEKSLIKALKERWINGAALDVFNEEPLNPSSELFTCGNVVMTPHMGAHTIEAVYRMNMMAAKSIVDFFEGRIPAHIVNKEVLSKLQKRG
- a CDS encoding nickel-dependent lactate racemase family protein, producing MKIEYYDFAQATVPDDRVKAILEPQHISGIELNEFDLQLRKLLQEKLVDKLRGVKKLLLLIDDITRQTPVSWILPAVIDTANYCGIDDSSITILVATGTHRSMTLSEQIRKCGESIVKRIKIIFHNYKEDVVELGTTPKGTKIVVNKLVLEHDFVIGIGMVVPHRVAGFSGGGKIVQPGISGEETTGQTHWLSAQFEGREILGKVENPVREEIEAVAAAAGLRFIINVLPDRNGRPIRVFAGDPLSTFKEAAEFAKKVYGVIAKSSKIVITDSYPADIEMWQASKGIYSADLVLEKDGVLILVSPCTEGVGAEFGNLMIRYGYRGYQDVKFLIETGELKNLIVAAHLVHVGRVIKDKGIGILVSPGISSDIGKKLGFVPAKNLDEAIKMAEVLVGPQDFVICKCGGELLPIIE